Genomic window ([Empedobacter] haloabium):
CGCCCTGGTCCACCTGCACGTGTCGTCGCGCGCCAGCTTCTGGCGCAAGCTGCCGTTTTTTGCACTCAGCAACACGCTCGGCATCCCGACGATTGTGCACCTGCACAGCGGCGAATTCCACCTGTTCTACGGCAAGCAGTCGGCGCGGCGTCAGCGCCTGATCCGCTACGTCTTCGACAACGCCAGCCGCGTCATCGTGCTGTCGGAAAAGTGGAAGGAGTGGCTGCAGACGATCAGCAGCAACCAGCACATCCATGCGATCTACAACCCCGTGCTGGTGCCGGACTGGTCGCGCGATGCGGCCGCCGCGCCCGCCAAGCGCCTGCTGGTGCTGGGGCGCCTGGGCAAGCTGAAGGGCAGTTATGACCTGATGGCCGCGCTGGCCCAGCTGGGCGATCCGGCCGTGCGCCTGTCGATGGGCGGCGACGGCGAACTGGACCAGGTGCGCCAGCGCGCGGTCGAACTGGGTGTCGGCGCCCAGCTCAACCTGCTGGGCTGGGTCGTGGGCGCCGACAAGGAGCGGGCCCTGCGCGAGGCCGACGTCTACCTGCTGCCGTCGTATAACGAAGGCCTGCCGATGAGCGTGCTGGAGGCGATGGCCTACGGCCTGCCCGTCATCACGACGCCGGTCGGCGGCATTCCCGAGGCCGTCACGGACGGTGTCGAAGGCTTCCTGATCCAGCCGGGCGACGTGGCCGCGCTGAGCGCGCGCATCGCCACGCTGCTGGCCGATCCCGAACTGGCCCGCCGCATGGGCCAGGCGGCGCGCCAGAAGATCGTCTCGACCTTCTCGACCCAGGCCGTGCTGCCGCGTATCGAACGGCTGTATGCCGAGCTGGGCATGCCCGGCAACGCGGCCGTGGCGGGAGCGTCCGTATGAGCTCGCTGGCCTGGAAAGTCAACCGCCTGCGCCTGATGGGCGTGCCGGAAATCCTGTGGCGGGTGCGCCAGCTGGCGCAGAAGAAGGCCAGCAAGATGGGCGTCGGGCTCGTCGGCCGGCCGCCGGCGCCGTCGCTGGCCCGCAGCGGCGCCTCCTTCCTCGATTGCAGCGCCGCCGGGGTCGACGTCGCCAGCGTGCGCGCGGCGGCGGACAGCGTGCTGGCCGGGCGCTGGAACGTGTTCGCGATGCGCGGCCTGAACCTGGGCTTCCCGCCGCAGTGGAACCGCGATCCGAAGACGGGTACCGTGGCGCCGATGAAGCTGGGCAAGGCCATCGATTACCGGCGCGAGTCCGTGGTCGGCGACATCAAGTACCTGTGGGAGCCGAGCCGGCACCTGGAGCTGGTGACGCTGGCACTGGCCTGGCGTGCCAGCGGCGAGCAACGCTATGCCGCCGGCGCGCGGCTGCTGCTCGAGTCGTGGTTCGATCAGTGCCCGTACCCGATCGGTGTCCATTGGACCAGCTCGCTGGAGCTGGCCGTGCGCCTGCTCAACTGGGCGTTCGCCTGGCAACTGCTGGGCGGCGCCGACAGCGCGCTGTTCAAGGGCGAGGAGGGCGGCCGCTTCCAGCGCCGCTGGCTCGACAATATCTATCAGCACTGCCACTTCATCCGCGGCTATTTCTCGCGCCACTCGTCGGCCAACAACCACCTGTTCGGCGAGTACATGGGCCTGTTCGTGGCCAGCGTCCAATGGCCGTGCTGGCCGGAGAGCGCACGCTGGCAGGCGCTGGCGCGGCACGGCCTGGAGGTCGAGGCGCTGAAGCAGAACACCGAAGACGGCGTCAACAAGGAACAGGCCATCTACTACCAGCATGAGGTGATGGACATGATGCTGCTGTGCCACCACATCGGCAAGGCCAACGGCGCCGGCTTCTCCGAGGCCTACCTGGAGCGCCTCGAGCGCCTGGCCGAGTTCGTGGCTGCGCTGATGGACGCCGGCGGCAACGTGCCGATGACGGGCGATGCCGACGACGCGCAGATGGTGCGCCTGTCCTACGAGCGCGACTGGAGTCCGTACCGCTCGCTGCTGGCCAGCTGCGCGCTGCTGTTCGGCCGTGGCGATTTCAAGCGCAAGGCGGGCCGGCTGGACGACAAGAACCGCTGGCTGTTCGGCGCCGACGGCGCGGCGCGCTGGGACGCGCTGGCGGCCGCGACCGAGGAAAAGCCCGTGATGGCGTTCCCGCAAGGCGGCTATTACCTGATGGGCAGCAATTTCGGCACGGAGCGTGAGGTGCGGGTCGTCGTCGATTGCGCGCCGCTGGGCTATCTGTCGATCGCCGCGCACGGCCATGCGGACGCGTTGTCGTTCACCCTGTCCGCCGCCGGCGAGGAGCTGCTGACGGACCCGGGCACCTACGCCTACCACACGCAAAAGGCCTGGCGCGACTACTTCCGCAGCACGGCCGCGCACAATACCGTGCAGGTGGACGGCCAGGACCAGTCGGAAATCGGCGGCAACTTCATGTGGTTGCGCAAAGCCAATGCGAAACTGCTGGCGCATGTGCCGGAAGGCACCGTGGAGGTGTTCGAGGGCGAGCAGGACGGCTACCGCCGCCTGGGCGACCCGGTGCTGCACCGGCGCAAGATCGATTTCGATCCGGCACGTAACGTACTGGTCGTGCTGGACACGCTGGAGTGCCGCGGCACGCACGACGTGGCCTTGCACTGGCACTTCGCTGAGACCTGCCGCGTGGAAAGCCGGGCCCAGGCCCTGTTCGCACTGGGCCGCCGCTCGCGGCTGGACATGCGCTGCTCGTTCGGCGACGGTCCGGAGCTGCTGCGCAGCAGCGAGGCGCCGCTGGGCGGCTGGATCTCGCGCCGCTTCGACGAGAAGGAGGGCATCACCACGGCCGTCTGGCGCGGCCGCATCAGCGGCACCACGCAAATCGAGACGACGATTGCGCTTTCCCTGGCGTAATCCCTTAGCAGGCTGAACCCACCGCCGCATTTGCTGTTGGCGTGAAGAATGTAATTGACATTTTTATATCGCTAGCGCTACCCTTGCGGCTGTTACATTGTCACAGCCATGGCGTGCGACGCCTCAAGCGGAGAAGCAAACAGGCGTGCGTTTTTGCGCTGCCGCAAAAGTTGCGTTCGGTTTCAATTGTCACGCTGTTGTTGTAAAACATATATTAGAATAGCGGATGCGACCGGCACTCTGCGGTATTGACGGGGACAGTAACACGGTACCGGAGGCCTGACAGGTCGCGACGACACGGCAGCCGCTCCACGCGACGGCCAGGCGGGGCACCGGGTCGACAGAATTGTTGCGTTGCAGCGAAGCGCTTGCGGCGGCTGGAACTAGGGCTGGCTGCCGACAGGCGGATGTCCGCGCGGCAGGTAAGCCGGCGGCGAAACACCAAACATTTAAGGAGCAGTATCTTGAAAATCAGTATCTTTGGCTTGGGCTATGTGGGGGCAGTGTCGGCCGGTTGCCTGGCGACGGACGGACATGACGTGATCGGTGTGGACCCGAACCGCACCAAGGTGGACCTGATCAACCAGGGCACCACCCCCATCATCGAGAAAGACATCGGCGAGATGATTTCCAAGACCGTCAAGGAAGGCAAGCTGCGCGCCACCACCGATGTCCGCGATGCCGTACTGAATACCGACATGTCGCTGATCTGCGTGGGTACCCCGTCCCAGCTGAACGGCAACCTGGACCTGTCGCACGTGCGCAAGGTGTGCGAGCAGATCGGCGAGGCCATCAAGGAAAAGAACAGCTTCCACGTCGTCGTGGCCCGCAGCACGATGCTGCCAGGCTCCATGCGCGCGGTCGTCATCCCGACCCTGGAAGCGGCTTCCGGCAAGAAGGCCGGCGTCGACTTCGGCGTCTGCAACAACCCTGAATTCCTGCGCGAAGGCACGGCGGTGTACGACTACTACCACCCGCCGAAGACCGTCGTGGGCGAGACCGACGAGCGCGCCGGCGAGATGCTGGTCAAGCTGTACGAGAAGATGGATGCGCCGCTGGTGCGCACCGACGTCGAGACGGCCGAGATGGTCAAGTACACCGACAACACCTGGCACGCCGTCAAGGTCGCCTTCGCCAACGAGATCGGCAACATCTGCAAGGCCGTGGGCATCGACGGCCACAAGGTCATGGAGATCTTCTGCCAGGATACCAAGCTGAACCTGTCGCCTTACTACATGAAGCCCGGCTTCGCGTTCGGCGGCTCCTGCCTGCCGAAGGACGTGCGCGCGTTGACCTACAAGGCCCGTTCGCTGGACCTGGAACTGCCGCTGCTGGACTCGATCCTGCCGTCGAACCGCAAGCAGGTGGAGAAGGGCGTCAACATGATCGTCGACAAGGGCAACCGCAAGGTCGGCATCCTGGGCTTCTCGTTCAAGGCCGGCACCGACGACCTGCGCGAATCGCCGCTGGTGGACGTGATCGAGCACCTGCTGGGCAAGGGCTACGAGCTGAAGCTGTACGACAAGAACGTCAACCTGGCCGCGCTGACCGGCGCCAACCAGGACTACATCCTGAACCACATTCCGCACATCTCGAAGCTGATGGTGAACTCGATGGAGGAAGTGCTGGCCTTCGCCGACACGGTCGTCATCGGCAACGGCGCCGCCGAATTCAAGGAAGTGCCGGCGCTGCTGAAGGACGGCCAGGTCATCGTCGACCTCGTGCGCATCAGCAAGGAGCAGAGCGGAGGTCAGTACGATGGCATCTGCTGGTAATCCAGTCCAGCGCGGCGGCCATGGCCGCCGGGTCCTGATCCTGGTCGAGAACCTGCCGTCGCCGTTCGACCGCCGCGTGTGGCAGGAAGCCACCACGCTGTACGCGAACGGCTACCAGGTGTCGATCATCTGCCCGACCGGCAAGGGGCACGAAAGCCGCTACGAGGAAATCGACGGCATCCACATCTACCGCTACAAGCTGCCGCTGGAAGCGGAGGGCGCGAAGGGTTATGCGATCGAGTATTCGGCGGCGCTGTTCCACACCTTCCGCCTGGCGTGGAAGGTGCTGCGCGAGCGCGGCTTCGACATCATCCATGCGTGCAACCCGCCCGACCTGCTGTTCCTGATCGGCGGCTTCTTCAAGCTCACCATGGGCAAGAAGTTCGTGTTCGACCATCACGACATCAACCCGGAGCTGTACGAAGCGAAGTTCGGCCGCCGCGATTTCTTCTACAAGCTGATGGTGCTGTTCGAGCGCTGGTCGTTCAAGACGTCCGACGTGTCGATCGCCACCAACGAATCGTACAAGCGCATCGCCATCGAGCGCGGCGGCATGAACCCGGACAAGGTCTACGTCGTGCGCAGCGGTCCGAAGCTCGATCGCCTGCGCATCCTGCCGCCGGTCGAGAGCCTGAAGAAGGGCAAGCGCTTCCTGGTCGGCTACGTCGGCGTGATGGGCGCGCAGGAAGGCATCGACCTGCTGCTGGAAGCGGCCAAATACCTGATCGTCGACATGGGCCGGAAGGACGTGCATTTCGGCCTGGTGGGCGGCGGCACGTCGCTGGACCAGATGAAGCAGCTGGCCGTGAAGATGGGCATTGCCGACCACGTCACGTTCACCGGCCGGGTGCCGGACCAGGACCTCTTGGAGATGCTGAACACGGCCGACGTCTGCGTCAATCCGGACGTGGCCAACGACATGAACGACAAGTCCACCATGAACAAGATCATGGAGTACATGGCGCTGGGCAAGCCGATCGTGCAGTTCGACCTGGTCGAAGGCAAGGTCTCGGCCCAGGAAGCGTCGCTGTACGCGCTGAAGAACGATCCGGTGGACATGGCCAGGAAGATCGCCGAGCTGCTGGACGACCCGGCGCGGCGCGAGCGCATGGGGGCCTATGGCCGCCACCGCGTGGTCAACGAACTGGAATGGGAATACGAGGCACCGAAACTGCTGGCGGCCTACGAGCGGCTGTACTCGGCCAACGCTCCGCTGCCCGGTGCCGTACCGCCATCATATAAAGGAAGCTGAATGAAAATCCTGGTTACCGGAGGCATGGGCTATATCGGCTCGCATACGGTCGTGGAGCTGGCGCAGGCCGGACATGACGTCGTGGTGGTCGATAACCTGTCGAACGCGGATCCGTCCGTGCGCGCGCGCGTGGCGAAAATCACGGGCAAGGAGTTTGAATTCGTCGAAGCGGACATCCGCGACCGTGCCGCCATGGAGGCGGCGTTCGCGGCCCACAAGGTCGACGCGGTGATCCACTTCGCCGGCCTGAAGGCCGTGGGCGAGTCGGTGGCGCAGCCGCTGCGCTACTACGACAACAACGTCTCGGGCAGCGTGGTGCTGTTCGAGACGATGGCCAAGTTCAACGTCAAGTCGCTCGTGTTCAGTTCCTCGGCGACGGTGTACGGCGACCCTGCCACGGTACCCATCACGGAAGAGTTCCCGCTGTCGGCCACCAATCCCTACGGCCGCAGCAAGCTGATGATCGAAGAGATCCTGCGCGACCTGTACAAGGCCGACAACACGTGGTCGATCGCCTTGCTGCGCTACTTCAACCCGGTCGGCGCGCACGAGAGTGGCCTGATTGGCGAAGAGCCGAGCGGCATTCCGAACAACCTGCTGCCCTACGTGGCGCAGGTGGCGGAAGGCCGGCGCGAGTTCCTGTCCGTCTACGGTGGCGATTATCCGACGCCGGACGGCACCGGCGTGCGCGACTACATCCACGTCGTCGACCTGGCCATCGGCCACGTCAAGACCCTCGACAAGCTGGCGACAGGGTCTGGCATTTATACCTACAATCTTGGAACGGGCCGGGGTAACAGTGTCCTGGAAATGGTCCGCGCCTTCGAGGCCGCCAGCGGCCGGAAGGTTCCATACAAGATCGTCGACAGACGACCCGGAGACATTGCGTCCTGCTATGCCGACACGGCGCGCGCCGAGCGCGAACTGGGTTGGAAAGCACAGTATGACATCGCGCGCATGTGCACCGATGCATGGCGCTGGCAATCCTCACCGAAATAATTTCCGAAGGGGTTACAGATGAAAGCAATGATCCTCGCTGCCGGCAAAGGCACGCGCGTTCGCCCACTGACCTATGAGCTGCCGAAGCCGATGATTCCGATCCTGGGCAAGCCGGTCATGGCTTACCTGGTGGAGCACCTGGCCCGTTACGGCGTGACCGAAATCATGGTCAACGTCAGCTATCTGCACGAAAAGATCGAAGAGTATTTTGGCGAAGGCCACCAGTTCGGTGTCCAGATCGGCTACTCGTTCGAAGGCTACACGAACGACGAGGGCGAGGTCGTGCCCGAGCCGCTGGGTTCCGCCGGCGGCATGAAGAAGATCCAGGAATTCGGCGGTTTCTTCGACGAAACCACCATCGTGCTGTGCGGCGATGCGCTGATCGACCTGGATCTGAAGTCCGCGCTGTTCGAGCACCGCCGCAAGGGCGCGCTGGCCACCGTCATCACGCGCGAAGTACCGCTGGACAAGGTCTCCAGCTACGGCGTCGTCGTCAGCGACAAGGACGGCCGCATCACCGAATTCCAGGAGAAACCGTCGCCGGAAGAAGCCAAGTCCAATTGCGCCAGCACGGGCATCTACATCTTCGAACCGGAAGTGATCGACCTGATCCCGGCCGACCGCCCGTTCGATATCGGCTCCGAGCTGTTCCCGCTGCTGGCCGAGAAGGGCATGCCGTTCTACAGCCAGACGCGCAAGTTCAACTGGATCGACATCGGCTCCGTCAAGGACTACTGGGAAGTGCTGCAGGGTGTCTTGCTGGGCGAAGTGACGAACATGAACGTGCCCGGCATCCAGGTCGACGAAGGCCTGTGGGTTGGCCTGAACACGAGCATCGACTGGAGCGAAGGCACCCGCATCGAGGGTCCGGTGTACATCGGCTCCGGTGTCAAGATCGACGCCGGCGCGACGATCATCGGCCCGACCTGGATCGGCCACGGCAGCCACATCTGTGCCGGCGCCACCGTGACGCGCAGCGTGCTGTTCGAATACACCCGAGTGTTACCGGATGTTACGCTCGACGAATTGATCGTCTTCAAGGATTATAGTGTGGACCGGTCGGGCGAAATGAAGCATATTTCACAATACGAGTCCGGTGAATGGGCCAATGCACGCGACCGTCGCGCCGCCCGCCGCCGTGAAGAACCGACTGCAGAATTACATCAATTACAACAGAAGAAAGCATGAAGATATATCCCGTCATCCTGTCCGGCGGCGCCGGCACCCGCCTGTGGCCCCTGTCGCGTGCGGCCCTGCCAAAGCAATTGCTGCCCCTGGTCAACGACAAGACCATGTTGCAGGACACGGCACTGCGCGTGACGGGCCGCCCGAGCGGCGCGGCCCAGCTGATGCAGCCGCTGATCATCTGCGGTAACGAACATCGCTTCCTCGTTGCCGAGCAGCTGCGCGAAATCAACGTCAAGCCGCTCGGCATCCTGCTCGAGCCGGAAGGCCGCAACACGGCACCCGCGGTCGCCGCGGCGGCCCACTTCCTGAAGTCGATCGATCCGGAAGCGGTCATGCTGGTGCTGCCGGCCGACCACGTGATCGCGGACACCGAGGCGTTCCACGCCGCCATCGCGCGTGCCGCCAACCTGGTGCAGAACGGTGCCCTGGCCACCTTCGGCATCGTGCCGACCGCGCCGGAAACGGGCTACGGCTACATCAAGAGCGGCGAACCGCTGCCGACCGAAGATCGCGGCTTCAAGGTCGAGCGCTTCGTCGAGAAGCCGGACCGTGCCACGGCCGAGGGCTTCGTCGCCGCCGGTAACTATTACTGGAACAGCGGCATGTTCCTGTTCCAGGCATCGAGCTACCTGAGCGAGCTGGAGCAGTTCCAGCCGGCGATCGCCAGCGCCTCCGCCGAGGCCGTCACCAAGGGCTACCGCGACCTCGACTTCTGCCGCCTGGACGAGACGGCATTCGCCGCCAGCCCGTCCGATTCGATCGACTATGCCGTGATGGAGCACACCCGTCACGCTGTCGTCGTGCCGGCATCGATCGGCTGGAGCGACGTGGGCTCGTGGTCCGCGCTGTGGGAAGTGCAGGAACGTAACGCGGAGGGCAATGCCTGCCGCGGCGACGTCTACCTCGATGGCGTGAAGAACTCGCTGGTGCGCGCGGAAAGCCGTTGCGTGGCCGTGATCGGTGTCGAGGACGTCGTCGTCGTCGAAACCAACGATGCGGTGCTGGTGGCGCACAAGGACCAGGTCCAGCGCGTCAAGCACGTCGTCGAGCACCTGAAGTGCCAGGACCGCACGGAACACCTGCATCACACCAAGGTGTACCGTCCGTGGGGCTGCTACGAAGGCATCGACATCGGCGACCGCTTCCAGGTCAAGCGCATCACGGTGAATCCGGGCGGCAAGCTGTCGCTGCAGATGCACCACCATCGCGCCGAGCACTGGATCGTCGTGTCCGGTACCGCCAAGGTGACGTGCGGCGACAAGGTCCAGCTGCTGACGGAGAACGAGTCCACCTACATCCCGATCGGCATGAACCACCGCCTGGAAAATCCGGGCAAGCTGCCCCTGCACCTGATCGAAGTGCAGTCCGGCAGCTACCTGGGTGAGGACGACATCGTCCGCTTCGAGGACGTCTACCAGCGCGCCTGATCCGCGCCGTTGGCACGAACGCGAATGCCGTACAGCATGAAGATGCTGTACGGCATTTCTACTTTTGCGCCCATGCAACGCAAAGATGATACATGGCAACTTTCTATTACTAATTTTTCATTTCTCTTGCGAAAGCTGCTACACTTCCGCTCAGCATTAATTATTGACTATGAGCCACTGGCGACGCCAGCAGGAGAACCCATGAAAAAAATCATTTTTGCAGCAACGCTGCTGGCCGCCTCGCTGGCCAACGCCGGTGCCGCCACCATCAGCTCGCCGGACGAGAGCCTGACACTGGTCACTGGCAAGAACTCGGTCAGCTTCGGCAACACCTTCGCCAATGCGAACGCAGGCGACATCTTCACCGACCGCTTCTACTTTACGCTGGCCAACGACGCCGACCTGTCGATCAACGTCACGTCCACGCGCGCGTCGACCGACACCGACCTGATCCTGACTGGTGTCAGCCTGTTCGATGCCGAGACCAACACGGCCATCAATGGCAAGCGGCTGCTGACCGGCGTCAAGGAGTACTGGAAGCTGACCGCCAACGACCTGATCGCTGGCGACTACTACCTGGCTGTCAGCGGCAAGACCGTTGGCGCGGGCGGCTCCTTCGCCGGCAACGGCGTGATCGAGGTGAGCGCCGTCCCGGAACCGGGCACGGGCGCAATGCTGCTGGGTGGCCTGGCCGTCCTGGGCGTGGCCGCGCGCCGCCGTCGCAACTGATATAGGGAGCTACCATGACCAAACTGATCAAATACTGCCTGGCCGCCGCGCTGGCTTTCGGCACCGCCCAGGCGCACGCCGGTTACATCGACCTGAGCCAGGTGCAAGACGTATCGGCCGTGCTGAACGATGCCAACTCGTACGACTTCGGCCACCGTATCGTGACGAACGCCGCCCCTGGCGCCGCCAACAACGGCTTTGCCGACCGCTACACGTTCGCGCTGAACACGGCTTACCAGACCAATGCGCTGATGACGTCGACGCTGTACAGCGATAACACCGGCCTCGTCATCACCGGTTTCAACCTGCGCACCGCCACTGGCGCGCTGGTGTTCGAGGGCAGCGTCAATCCGCTGTTCGACACCGCCGATCAGGCTTGGGGGTTCGAAGGCAACCGCGCGCTGGCCAGCGGCAACTACTACCTGGAAGTGACGGGCTATACGACCGCCGCCGACGCCAGCTACAGCGGCACCCTGGCCATCAACGCCGTGCCGGAGCCGACCTCGCTGGCCCTGATGCTGGGCGGCCTGGCCGTGCTGGGCGTGGCAATGCGCCGCCGTGCCTGAGCGATGACGCTATAATGAAAACGGAAGCTGCGGCTTCCGTTTTTTTTCGTCCGTTTTCGAGAGTGTCCTATCTTGCGTATCCTCCCATCCGCGCTGGCCTTGCTGCTGGCGGCATCCGGCGTCCAGGCCCAGGGGGCGATGCCCGGGCTGCAGCCCGCCCAGCTTGCCCTCGTCATCAACGACGACGAACCCAACAGCGTGGAGATCGGCGAGCTGTACCGCGTGGCGCGCGGCATCCCCGAACGCAATGTCGTGCACGTGCGCATTCCGAACCGGCCGCGCAAGCTCGATAGCGAGCAGTTCGCGCGGTTGAAGCAGGAGATCGACGCCAAACTGGGGCCGGACGTGGAGGCGGTGCTGATGGTCTGGACGGCGCCTTACGCCGTCGAGTGCAACGGCATCACGGCGGCCTACACGCTGGGCTTCGACCCCGACCAGTGCGCCAAACCCTGCGGGCCGGGCCACCAGAGCGCGTTCTTCAATGCCGGGCCGGCGGTGCGCCCCTCGGAGCGCCAGCTGCGCTTGTCGATGCTGTTGCCGACCGAGTCCGTCGACCAGGCCCGCGCGCTGATCGAGCGCGGCAAGGCGGCAGGCTTCCGCACACCGGCCGCCGGCGCGTATTTCCTGGTCACCAGCGAAGCTGCCCGCAACAGCCGTGCGCAGTTCTTCCCGCCGTCCGGCGCGGTACCCCAGCGCAAGCTGACCATACACACGCTGCGCGAAGATGCCATCGAGGGCAAGCGCGACGTCATGTTCTACCAGACCGGCAAGGCCCGGGTGGACAAGCTGGACACCCTGCGTTTCCTGCCGGGCGCGCTGGCCGATCACCTGACGTCGTTCGGCGGCGACTTGCTGGGAGAAGGGCAGATGAGCAGCCTGCGCTGGCTCGAGGCGGGTGCGACGGCAAGCTACGGCACCGTCAGCGAGCCGTGCAATTTCTGGCAGAAGTTTCCGAATCCGAACCTGCTGCTGCGCCACTACCTGAACGGCGCCAGCGCCATCGAAACCTACTGGCGCAGCGTCGCCTGGCCCGCGCAGGGCGTCTTTATCGGCGACCCGCTGGCGGCGCCTTACCGGCGCTGACGACGCGCCCGGGCGGCCAGCAAGGCGAACCCGCCCAGCAGCATGGCCCACGTGGCCGGTTCCGGCACCGGCGTCGTGGCGTCGGCGTCGTCGGCGCTCATGCGCCCGCCCGCGCGCGACGTCAGTGCGCCGCCCGCCAGGCCCGGATTGGCGGCGCCCTCGATGCCGGCCATCACCGAACGCAGCGTGAACTGGCCGGCAGCGAGGCCGTGCACCGTCTCCATCCCATACCCGGGCACCGCATTGCCCAACGGGCCCGCGATCGGTTCGAACGGTATTTGCTGGCTGAACAGGTCTTCGCCGTAGCGGTGTCCCCAGCCGCCCGCGCCGCTGCGCTGCATGTCCTGCGACAGGTCGACGGTCACGACCCGGCCGCCCGAGCGCAGCCGATGCGTGTCGGCCGTATCGGCAAAGCGGTGCGCCAGGCCCTCATCCGCCGTGGCGCCGTCCGCGTCGCCTGGCGTACCTCCGCCATTGCCACGGCTGGCCTGGCGGATGGCGCCATCCTGCAGGGCGCAGACGCCGCGGCCGTCGAGATCGGCCTGGCGGCGCTGCGCCCCCGCCTGCGCGTGTTCCTGCATGGTTTCGCTGCACGTACGCTGCTTGCGCTGCTCCGGCGCCGGTGCGGCGGCGGCGGGTAACGCCAGTACGCAGGAAATGAAGATGAGCGGGGCGAAGCGGGCGGGGAGAGCGGTCACGGCGGTCTTTCTAATCAAACATGATAGTTGTCAAACCGCAATTTACCATGAAATGATGCCGTTGATAATCTATTGTTGATTTTAGACATTTCGCCAGCCGTTGCGTCGGCGCCGCAGCGGTTAGTCCGTTCGGACTAATGCCTTGTCATTAAGGAGTCATAGCATCCCGATAATATGTAAGATGCAACAGGGGATGTGGGCGTCGTCGCGGCCGCATCCCTATTTCCATTAACAAAGTCCAGCCGGGCGCGCGCGCCGTGCCTGGGCTTCCATATCGCAGGGATTCACATGACCTTCCACGCTCCATCGCGCGCCGTGCCTGGCCGCCTGACCGTCCTGGCGGCGTTACTGGCCGGCTTTGCCGCGCCAGCGTTTGCCGCATCCGACATCGTCATCAGCCAGGCATACGGCGGCGGCGGCAACAGCGGCGCCACCTACAAGTCCGACTTCGTCGAGCTGTTCAACCGGGGCGCCACGGCCGTCACGCTGACCAACTGGAGCGTGCAATACGCCAGCGCCGCCGGTACCAGCTGGCAGGTTACGACCATCCCGAACGTTACCCTGCAACCGGGCCAGTACTTCCTGATCCAGCAAGCCTCGGGCAGCGGCGGCAGCGTGGCCCTGAGCCCGGATCTGACCGGCACGATCCCGATGGGCGGCAGCGGCGGCAAGGTCGCGCTGGTGCGCGGCACGACGGCGTTGACCGGTGCCAATCCGACCGCCAACGTGGCCGACCTGGTCGGCTGGGGCGGCAATGCCACGGGCTATGAAGGCAGCGGTCCGGCCGGCGGCACCGCCAACGCCACGGCTGCCGTGCGCAACGAGGCGGGCTGCGTCGATACGGACGACAACGCCGGCGACTTTACTGTCGCCACGCCGACGCCGCGCAACCAGGCCACGCCGGCGAACGTGTGCGGCGCACCCGTCGTCAAGCCGATCGTGCCGAACT
Coding sequences:
- a CDS encoding glycosyltransferase family 4 protein; the protein is MKKIVMIGTHFSTMGGISSVVNVYRAAKLFERYPIRYIATHRDGGPLTKLRVAIVALLTFLGLLLTGQVALVHLHVSSRASFWRKLPFFALSNTLGIPTIVHLHSGEFHLFYGKQSARRQRLIRYVFDNASRVIVLSEKWKEWLQTISSNQHIHAIYNPVLVPDWSRDAAAAPAKRLLVLGRLGKLKGSYDLMAALAQLGDPAVRLSMGGDGELDQVRQRAVELGVGAQLNLLGWVVGADKERALREADVYLLPSYNEGLPMSVLEAMAYGLPVITTPVGGIPEAVTDGVEGFLIQPGDVAALSARIATLLADPELARRMGQAARQKIVSTFSTQAVLPRIERLYAELGMPGNAAVAGASV
- a CDS encoding alginate lyase family protein, whose translation is MSSLAWKVNRLRLMGVPEILWRVRQLAQKKASKMGVGLVGRPPAPSLARSGASFLDCSAAGVDVASVRAAADSVLAGRWNVFAMRGLNLGFPPQWNRDPKTGTVAPMKLGKAIDYRRESVVGDIKYLWEPSRHLELVTLALAWRASGEQRYAAGARLLLESWFDQCPYPIGVHWTSSLELAVRLLNWAFAWQLLGGADSALFKGEEGGRFQRRWLDNIYQHCHFIRGYFSRHSSANNHLFGEYMGLFVASVQWPCWPESARWQALARHGLEVEALKQNTEDGVNKEQAIYYQHEVMDMMLLCHHIGKANGAGFSEAYLERLERLAEFVAALMDAGGNVPMTGDADDAQMVRLSYERDWSPYRSLLASCALLFGRGDFKRKAGRLDDKNRWLFGADGAARWDALAAATEEKPVMAFPQGGYYLMGSNFGTEREVRVVVDCAPLGYLSIAAHGHADALSFTLSAAGEELLTDPGTYAYHTQKAWRDYFRSTAAHNTVQVDGQDQSEIGGNFMWLRKANAKLLAHVPEGTVEVFEGEQDGYRRLGDPVLHRRKIDFDPARNVLVVLDTLECRGTHDVALHWHFAETCRVESRAQALFALGRRSRLDMRCSFGDGPELLRSSEAPLGGWISRRFDEKEGITTAVWRGRISGTTQIETTIALSLA
- a CDS encoding UDP-glucose/GDP-mannose dehydrogenase family protein, coding for MKISIFGLGYVGAVSAGCLATDGHDVIGVDPNRTKVDLINQGTTPIIEKDIGEMISKTVKEGKLRATTDVRDAVLNTDMSLICVGTPSQLNGNLDLSHVRKVCEQIGEAIKEKNSFHVVVARSTMLPGSMRAVVIPTLEAASGKKAGVDFGVCNNPEFLREGTAVYDYYHPPKTVVGETDERAGEMLVKLYEKMDAPLVRTDVETAEMVKYTDNTWHAVKVAFANEIGNICKAVGIDGHKVMEIFCQDTKLNLSPYYMKPGFAFGGSCLPKDVRALTYKARSLDLELPLLDSILPSNRKQVEKGVNMIVDKGNRKVGILGFSFKAGTDDLRESPLVDVIEHLLGKGYELKLYDKNVNLAALTGANQDYILNHIPHISKLMVNSMEEVLAFADTVVIGNGAAEFKEVPALLKDGQVIVDLVRISKEQSGGQYDGICW
- a CDS encoding glycosyltransferase family 4 protein is translated as MASAGNPVQRGGHGRRVLILVENLPSPFDRRVWQEATTLYANGYQVSIICPTGKGHESRYEEIDGIHIYRYKLPLEAEGAKGYAIEYSAALFHTFRLAWKVLRERGFDIIHACNPPDLLFLIGGFFKLTMGKKFVFDHHDINPELYEAKFGRRDFFYKLMVLFERWSFKTSDVSIATNESYKRIAIERGGMNPDKVYVVRSGPKLDRLRILPPVESLKKGKRFLVGYVGVMGAQEGIDLLLEAAKYLIVDMGRKDVHFGLVGGGTSLDQMKQLAVKMGIADHVTFTGRVPDQDLLEMLNTADVCVNPDVANDMNDKSTMNKIMEYMALGKPIVQFDLVEGKVSAQEASLYALKNDPVDMARKIAELLDDPARRERMGAYGRHRVVNELEWEYEAPKLLAAYERLYSANAPLPGAVPPSYKGS
- the galE gene encoding UDP-glucose 4-epimerase GalE; translation: MKILVTGGMGYIGSHTVVELAQAGHDVVVVDNLSNADPSVRARVAKITGKEFEFVEADIRDRAAMEAAFAAHKVDAVIHFAGLKAVGESVAQPLRYYDNNVSGSVVLFETMAKFNVKSLVFSSSATVYGDPATVPITEEFPLSATNPYGRSKLMIEEILRDLYKADNTWSIALLRYFNPVGAHESGLIGEEPSGIPNNLLPYVAQVAEGRREFLSVYGGDYPTPDGTGVRDYIHVVDLAIGHVKTLDKLATGSGIYTYNLGTGRGNSVLEMVRAFEAASGRKVPYKIVDRRPGDIASCYADTARAERELGWKAQYDIARMCTDAWRWQSSPK